The genomic region agaccagggccgtatgccgccctgctgtgcagagcaatgatccccgagtacctgataatctcgtggcgcggcaacgtgtcgtacttcggaggacccaataaggccgctctccccaagaacctcatgcaacggctttcaagttacctccaggagagcttcatcgagatgtcccaggaggattactgctctatccccgcacatatagaccgcattttactgtagctgcagtagcagggaatacacagtagagcggcttgtgcaggacaatcactgaaaaccggacattgctagatttcttttcaaaacttgcactgccccttactaaaccgttaagcgcctagggcacactaatcatgaacaacccattcttttaattgttaatattcctgttttgttaaaaataaatgtttagatgtttacaacacttactggctgatccttcaccagattctgtgtccggggtaatggctggggacgcttcgtaggggatctctgtaagggtgatgaagagatcctggctgtcggggaaatcagcgttgtgagagctgccaactgcctcgccctcctcatctccttcctcatcttccccgtcccctaacatgtctgaggaaccggccgtggacagtatcccatcctcagagtccacggtcactggtggggtagtggtggcggcagcaccgaggatggaatgcagtgcctcgtagaaacgggatgtctggggatgggatccggagcgtccgtttgcctctttggtcttctggtagccttgtctcagctccttgattttcacgcggcactgcgttgcatcccggctgtatcctctctctgccatgtctttagagatcttctcgtagatctttgcattccttcttttggatcgcagctcggaaagcacggactcatcgccccacacagcgatgagatccaagacttcacgatcagtccatgctggggctctctttctattcacagactgcatggccatcactgctggagagctctgcatcgttgccagtgctgctgtgctcgccacgatgtccagacaggaaatgagattcaaactggccagacaggaaaaggaattcaaattcaaattttcccggggcttttcctgtgtggctggtcagagcatccgagctcgcactgctgtccagagcgtcaacagagtggtgcactgtgggatagctcccggagctattagcgtcaatttccatccacacctagcctaattcgacatggccatgtcgaatttagcgctactcccctcgtcggggaggagtacagaagtcgaattaaagagacctctatgtcgaactaaatagcatcgcagtgtggacgggtgcagggttaattcgatttaacggcgctaacttcgacataaacgcctagtgtagaccaggccttagtgaagcAGAAACCACAGAGAAGAAGAAATCTTTCTATCCAGCTAGTCTAAAAAAACTCTTGAGAGAGATTTTTGTTGCTTTGACTCATAATTAAAGTCAGTAGCAATGGAGCATTCAGCTGATCGGAAAAAATTCTCCAAATTATATCTGTGTAGTTCGGTACTAAGGGCcggatctaaagcccattgaagtcaatgaaaagactcccgtTGATTACAAGggtttggatcaggacctaactGCTGAGAATTTGAGGTGCATAGAAATAACTAGACcatcaaaacaaattaacataTTTCATAAATAGTAGATAAAACAAGACTCATATGATAATCAAAGAATCCTCTTGGTGCCCAAGTAACATCCTATATTGTCCTTATTGCCAAGATATATTACTAGCATTCACTGTCCCAGTATCATACCTTTCCAaatacactcagtgtttccacaGATCTTTATACTGTCATTTTCTGGGATGTCGAATCCACCCTCTTGGAACATTAACCGCTGGGTAAGACATTTCTACAAATATATTCAAATGAAAACATTATTGAGGAGGAATTTAGAAGTATTATGCATGACATCATTATGTGCACTTCCATTGCCCCTTCCATctaaggcagaggttct from Chrysemys picta bellii isolate R12L10 chromosome 6, ASM1138683v2, whole genome shotgun sequence harbors:
- the LOC135984240 gene encoding uncharacterized protein LOC135984240, with product MQSSPAVMAMQSVNRKRAPAWTDREVLDLIAVWGDESVLSELRSKRRNAKIYEKISKDMAERGYSRDATQCRVKIKELRQGYQKTKEANGRSGSHPQTSRFYEALHSILGAAATTTPPVTVDSEDGILSTAGSSDMLGDGEDEEGDEEGEAVGSSHNADFPDSQDLFITLTEIPYEASPAITPDTESGEGSATPSATVSQPSLESHSQRLARIRRRKKRTREDMFSELMASSQAQAAQQTQWRENLTRMHQANMDREERWRQEDQQATQTLLGLLREQTDTLRRLVDVLQERRQEDRAPLQSISNRPPPPPSPIPTSPKVQRRRGGRVPANSHSTPAESSSSRRLSFPKI